The Hevea brasiliensis isolate MT/VB/25A 57/8 chromosome 1, ASM3005281v1, whole genome shotgun sequence genome has a window encoding:
- the LOC110649810 gene encoding probable 2-oxoglutarate-dependent dioxygenase AOP1: MGTEGSSSLPVIDFSFSELRPGSPPWDLVKSQVGKAAAEFGCFQALFNKIPQDLRNAMNGAMEEMLQLPLETKRRNVSEKPYHGYLGSTSARSSIYEGLCIVEPSIYDMVENFTNVLWPEGNIKISKTVHLFSEPVLELGQIVRRMIVESLGVEKYLDEHINSTYNLLRVAKYEAPQTTEKKTGLMAHTDKNITSILYQNEVDGLEIQTKDGEWIPVKLSPDSFLIIIGESFNAWTNGRLYSPYHRVMLSGSKTRYSAAFFSVPKEGYIIKALEELVDEDHPLLYKPFDYSDYLNRRFADDGKIKSIPALKNYFGNGI; the protein is encoded by the exons ATGGGCACTGAAGGCTCGAGTAGTCTTCCAGTGATAGATTTCTCTTTTTCAGAATTAAGGCCAGGCTCTCCTCCCTGGGACTTGGTGAAATCCCAAGTTGGAAAAGCCGCTGCGGAGTTTGGTTGCTTCCAGGCTTTGTTCAACAAAATTCCTCAAGACCTTCGAAACGCAATGAATGGAGCAATGGAAGAGATGTTGCAATTGCCTTTGGAAACGAAACGGCGCAATGTTTCTGAAAAACCATATCATGGTTATCTTGGATCAACTTCAGCAAGGTCATCAATCTATGAGGGCCTGTGCATAGTTGAACCTAGTATCTACGATATGGTCGAAAACTTCACCAATGTCTTGTGGCCTGAAGGGAACATAAAAATCAG CAAAACTGTGCATTTATTCTCTGAACCAGTGCTGGAATTAGGTCAAATAGTAAGGAGGATGattgtggaaagcttgggtgTTGAGAAATACTTGGATGAGCATATAAACTCAACATACAATCTTCTCAGGGTCGCCAAATATGAGGCACCCCAAACTACAGAGAAAAAGACAGGGCTCATGGCTCACACAGACAAGAACATAACAAGCATACTGTACCAAAATGAGGTGGATGGGTTAGAGATACAAACCAAAGATGGAGAATGGATCCCTGTGAAGCTTTCACCAGATTCTTTTTTAATCATAATCGGGGAATCTTTCAAT GCTTGGACAAATGGTCGACTGTATAGCCCATACCATCGAGTTATGCTGAGTGGAAGCAAGACAAGGTACTCTGCTGCGTTCTTTTCAGTCCCAAAGGAAGGCTACATAATAAAAGCCTTGGAAGAGCTAGTGGACGAAGACCACCCCTTGCTGTATAAGCCTTTTGATTACAGTGACTATCTTAATCGCCGTTTTGCAGATGATGGGAAGATCAAATCTATACCTGCTCTGAAGAATTATTTTGGTAATGGTATCTGA
- the LOC110649812 gene encoding probable 2-oxoglutarate-dependent dioxygenase AOP1.2 isoform X2 codes for MGSETTLRLPAIDFSCKDLTPRTPVWETVRSQVREAAEEFGCFEALFKNIPQELRKAMDGALEEIFALPLEIKKRNVSEKPFHGYIGSSSPGSLYESMGFDNPEDHKEVERFTKIMWPEGNTNFSKTVHWFSKILSELDQTIRRMIVESFGIEKYLEEHMNSTYNFLRVTKYEAPKTTEKKTGLRAHTDKNTTSILYQSQIDGLEVQTRDGEWVNAWTNGRLHSPYHRVMMSGDQKRYSAVLFTVPREGYIIKAAEELLDEEHPLQFRPFEYPEYLKLRFADTGKSYELPLKDYFGA; via the exons ATGGGCTCTGAAACCACTCTTCGCCTCCCAGCCATAGATTTCTCCTGCAAAGATTTAACGCCAAGGACTCCTGTATGGGAGACAGTGAGATCCCAAGTCCGGGAAGCAGCTGAGGAGTTTGGTTGCTTTGAGGCTTTGTTCAAAAATATTCCTCAGGAGCTGCGGAAGGCAATGGATGGAGCACTGGAAGAGATTTTTGCATTACCTTTAGAAATCAAGAAACGTAATGTTTCTGAAAAACCGTTCCATGGTTATATTGGATCATCTTCCCCGGGGTCACTATATGAGAGCATGGGCTTTGATAACCCAGAAGACCATAAAGAGGTCGAAAGATTCACCAAGATCATGTGGCCCGAAGGAAATACAAATTTCAG CAAAACGGTGCATTGGTTCTCGAAGATATTATCAGAATTAGATCAAACAATAAGGAGGATGATTGTGGAGAGCTTTGGTATAGAGAAATATTTGGAAGAACACATGAACTCGACGTACAATTTTCTCAGGGTCACCAAATATGAAGCACCCAAAACCACTGAGAAAAAGACAGGGCTAAGGGCTCACACAGATAAGAACACAACTAGCATACTGTACCAAAGTCAGATTGATGGGTTGGAGGTGCAAACCAGAGATGGTGAATGGGTCAAT GCATGGACTAATGGTCGACTGCACAGTCCATATCATCGAGTTATGATGAGTGGAGACCAGAAAAGGTACTCTGCTGTATTGTTTACCGTCCCCAGGGAAGGCTACATAATAAAAGCAGCAGAAGAGCTACTGGATGAAGAACACCCCTTGCAATTTAGGCCTTTTGAATATCCTGAGTATCTTAAACTCCGTTTTGCAGATACTGGTAAAAGTTATGAATTACCTTTAAAGGATTATTTCGGTGCCTGA
- the LOC110649812 gene encoding probable 2-oxoglutarate-dependent dioxygenase AOP1 isoform X1 has product MGSETTLRLPAIDFSCKDLTPRTPVWETVRSQVREAAEEFGCFEALFKNIPQELRKAMDGALEEIFALPLEIKKRNVSEKPFHGYIGSSSPGSLYESMGFDNPEDHKEVERFTKIMWPEGNTNFSKTVHWFSKILSELDQTIRRMIVESFGIEKYLEEHMNSTYNFLRVTKYEAPKTTEKKTGLRAHTDKNTTSILYQSQIDGLEVQTRDGEWVNVKFSPHSFIVIIGESLNAWTNGRLHSPYHRVMMSGDQKRYSAVLFTVPREGYIIKAAEELLDEEHPLQFRPFEYPEYLKLRFADTGKSYELPLKDYFGA; this is encoded by the exons ATGGGCTCTGAAACCACTCTTCGCCTCCCAGCCATAGATTTCTCCTGCAAAGATTTAACGCCAAGGACTCCTGTATGGGAGACAGTGAGATCCCAAGTCCGGGAAGCAGCTGAGGAGTTTGGTTGCTTTGAGGCTTTGTTCAAAAATATTCCTCAGGAGCTGCGGAAGGCAATGGATGGAGCACTGGAAGAGATTTTTGCATTACCTTTAGAAATCAAGAAACGTAATGTTTCTGAAAAACCGTTCCATGGTTATATTGGATCATCTTCCCCGGGGTCACTATATGAGAGCATGGGCTTTGATAACCCAGAAGACCATAAAGAGGTCGAAAGATTCACCAAGATCATGTGGCCCGAAGGAAATACAAATTTCAG CAAAACGGTGCATTGGTTCTCGAAGATATTATCAGAATTAGATCAAACAATAAGGAGGATGATTGTGGAGAGCTTTGGTATAGAGAAATATTTGGAAGAACACATGAACTCGACGTACAATTTTCTCAGGGTCACCAAATATGAAGCACCCAAAACCACTGAGAAAAAGACAGGGCTAAGGGCTCACACAGATAAGAACACAACTAGCATACTGTACCAAAGTCAGATTGATGGGTTGGAGGTGCAAACCAGAGATGGTGAATGGGTCAATGTGAAATTCTCACCTCACTCTTTCATAGTCATCATTGGGGAATCTCTCAAT GCATGGACTAATGGTCGACTGCACAGTCCATATCATCGAGTTATGATGAGTGGAGACCAGAAAAGGTACTCTGCTGTATTGTTTACCGTCCCCAGGGAAGGCTACATAATAAAAGCAGCAGAAGAGCTACTGGATGAAGAACACCCCTTGCAATTTAGGCCTTTTGAATATCCTGAGTATCTTAAACTCCGTTTTGCAGATACTGGTAAAAGTTATGAATTACCTTTAAAGGATTATTTCGGTGCCTGA
- the LOC110649813 gene encoding inositol oxygenase 1 yields the protein MTILIEQPQLVTGFEEEEKKIPVDEKELVLDGGFVVPQTNSFGQTFRDYDAGGERQPGVENFYRINHISQTYEFVKRMREEYAKLNRVEMSIWECCELLNNVVDESDPDLDEPQIEHLLQTAEAIRKDYPNEDWLHLTGLIHDLGKVLLLPSFGELPQWAVVGDTFPVGCAFDESIVHHKYFKENPDYNNPAFNTKYGVYSEGCGLNNVMMSWGHDDYMYLVAKENRTTLPSAALFIIRYHSFYALHRSEAYKHLMNEEDIENLKWLQIFNKYDLYSKSKVRIDVEKVKPYYLSLIEKYFPAKLKW from the exons ATGACTATTCTCATTGAGCAACCACAGCTTG TTACAGGGTTTGAGGAAGAGGAAAAGAAGATCCCTGTTGACGAGAAAGAACTGGTGTTGGACGGTGGATTTGTGGTGCCACAAACCAACTCTTTTGGCCAAACTTTTAG AGATTATGATGCTGGAGGTGAGAGGCAACCAGGTGTGGAGAATTTCTACAGGATTAATCACATTAGCCAGACCTATGAATTT GTGAAAAGGATGAGAGAAGAGTATGCCAAGCTGAACAGAGTGGAAATGAGCATATGGGAATGTTGTGAACTTCTTAATAATGTTGTAGATGAGAGTGATCCTGACTTGGATGAACCTCAAATTGAGCATTTGCTGCAAACAGCTGAAGCCATTAGAAAGGACTATCCCAATGAAGACTGGCTGCACTTGACTGGCCTTATTCATG ATCTTGGAAAGGTGCTTCTTCTTCCCAGCTTTGGTGAGCTTCCACAATGGGCTGTTGTAG GTGACACTTTCCCTGTTGGATGTGCTTTTGATGAATCAATAGTCCATCACAAG TATTTCAAGGAGAATCCTGACTACAATAATCCTGCTTTCAATACTAAGTATGGGGTTTACTCAGAAGGATGTGGATTAAACAATGTTATGATGTCGTGGGGACACGATGATTACATGTATCTG GTGGCCAAGGAGAATAGGACAACTCTACCTTCAGCAGCTCTTTTCATCATCAGATACCATTCATTCTATG CCCTACACAGGTCAGAAGCGTACAAGCACTTGATGAATGAAGAGGATATTGAAAATCTGAAGTGGCTTCAAATATTCAA CAAATATGACCTCTACAGCAAGAGCAAAGTTCGTATTGATGTGGAAAAGGTGAAGCCATACTATCTCTCCCTCATTGAAAAG TACTTCCCTGCAAAGCTAAAATGGTGA
- the LOC110649814 gene encoding mediator of RNA polymerase II transcription subunit 6 has product MATPGANFEGNPAVAPQPPGTDMTGICFRDQLWLNTYPLDRNLIFDYFALSPFYDWTCNNEKLRLQSIHPLDLSQLTKMTGIEYMLSEVMEPNLFVIRKQKRDSPEKVTAMLTYYILDGSIYQAPQLCNVFAARIGRALYYISKAFTTAASKLEKIGYVDEGEGVPSESKAGKDVIDFKEVKRIDHILASLQRKLPPAPPPPPFPDGYVLPTTEAEKGAETQQGVESQPSVDPIIDQGPAKRMKF; this is encoded by the exons ATGGCAACGCCGGGGGCGAACTTCGAGGGGAATCCTGCAGTGGCGCCGCAACCGCCTGGGACGGACATGACGGGGATATGCTTCAGAGACCAGCTATGGCTGAACACCTACCCTCTCGATCGAAACTTGATATTCGATTACTTCGCGTTGTCCCCTTTTTATGATTGGACTTGCAATAACGAGAAGCTTCGATTACAGTCCATTCACCCCCTCGATCTCTCCCAGCTCAC gaaaatgacGGGCATAGAATACATGCTGAGTGAAGTGATGGAACCCAATCTCTTTGTTATTCGTAAACAGAAAAGGGATAGTCCTGAGAAAGTCACAGCAATGCTGACTTATTATATCTTGGATGGATCAATATACCAAGCACCGCAGCTTTGCAATGTCTTTGCAGCTCGAATT GGACGAGCTCTTTATTATATATCAAAGGCCTTTACTACCGCTGCTTCAAAGTTGGAAAAGATTGGATACG TTGATGAAGGGGAGGGTGTGCCTTCTGAGTCAAAAGCTGGTAAAGACGTGATTGACTTCAAGGAAGTTAAGCGAATAGATCATATCCTTGCCTCCTTACAGCGCAAG TTACCACCAGCCCCTCCACCACCACCATTTCCAGATGGCTATGTTCTTCCAACAACAGAAGCAGAGAAAGGTGCTGAAACCCAGCAAGGAGTAGAGTCACAACCCTCTGTTGATCCAATCATCGACCAAGGCCCTGCCAAGCGAATGAAGTTTTGA
- the LOC110649808 gene encoding putative leucine-rich repeat receptor-like protein kinase At2g19210, with amino-acid sequence MFYVLFGCLAFQLLVHGQDQSGFLSIDCGTVEGYIDDKTGIAYVPDGQYISSGENHDIAEDFLSGISQQLSNVRSFPLGGKNCYNLTTPQGKNNKYLIRATFMYGNYDSKNEVPEFAITVGFDELDITFENASQIRTVEIIQVPKTDYIYVCLLKSGSTIPIISALELRQLNNDTYKIQSGSLVLATMLDVGSTTNQIVRYKDDMYDRIWQPLNVSSWKPISAQYTSDILSSNVYKIPSAVMRTAVIPADGGKTLKFTWYPNDPTRWFYIYLHFAEVENTQVSQKRILNITVNGGPWYNELVLDNYLSPHTIQPNFPVRENVSFSINVMENSTLSPILNALEIYGLVDVQQLPTDQVDVDAINKIKSVYTVNKIWQGDPCAPENYSWDSVGCRYNGYSSPLIISLNLSSSGLEGTIDPLFSRFTSLEYLDLSYNSLSGSIPESLSEITSLKTLNLSGNKLSGLVPSVLVDKFDKGTLNLSVTRNTDLCFRNPCQKKKKNFTVPLVASITSILLVLGVLAILWNLKRRQKLGFIFNSKKDGKTLEARNRQFTYSELVAITNDFQKVIGKGGFGTVFSGQLKDGTQVAVKMLSPSSTQGSKEFQTEALLLTRVHHRNLASLIGYCDDGPHMGLVYEYMANGNLQEHLADGKAAVLTWELRLQIGIDTAQALEYLHDGCKPPIIHRDVKTANILLNEKLQAKVADFGLCRFLPLESGTHVSTAVVGTRGYLDPEYYISNRLNEKSDVYSFGIVLLELISGQPAILKNHDNTHIVQWVNPMLGRGEIRGIMDPRLGGYYDINCVWKAVEIAMACVSSSSIQRPTMSEVVVELKECLDIEMAGRNNSMVKNDSENTASSIEMMITDIETSLGPQAR; translated from the exons ATGTTTTATGTGTTATTTGGTTGCCTAGCTTTTCAACTGCTGGTTCATGGGCAAGATCAATCAG gTTTCCTAAGCATTGATTGTGGCACAGTTGAAGGTTATATTGATGATAAAACTGGCATAGCTTACGTTCCGGATGGACAATATATAAGTTCTGGAGAGAATCATGATATTGCTGAAGATTTCTTGAGTGGAATTTCTCAGCAGCTTTCAAATGTTAGAAGCTTTCCGCTTGGAGGCAAGAATTGTTACAACTTAACTACACCACAAGGGAAGAATAACAAGTATTTGATTAGAGCAACTTTCATGTATGGGAACTATGACTCCAAAAATGAAGTTCCAGAATTTGCAATCACTGTTGGTTTTGATGAATTGGACATTACATTTGAAAATGCGTCTCAAATTCGAACGGTAGAAATCATACAAGTTCCTAAAACAGATTACATATATGTATGTCTCCTGAAATCTGGCTCTACAATACCCATTATATCAGCTTTAGAGCTCAGGCAGCTAAACAATGACACTTATAAGATCCAGTCTGGATCATTAGTACTTGCCACAATGCTAGATGTTGGTTCAACGACAAATCAGATTGTCAG GTACAAAGACGATATGTATGATCGCATATGGCAACCACTAAACGTTTCAAGCTGGAAACCCATTAGTGCACAATATACTAGTGACATCTTAAGCAGTAATGTCTATAAAATTCCGTCTGCTGTTATGAGGACTGCTGTGATACCTGCAGATGGAGGCAAAACGTTGAAGTTTACTTGGTACCCTAATGACCCTACTCGATGGTTTTACATATACTTACACTTTGCTGAGGTTGAAAACACCCAAGTCAGCCAGAAAAGAATATTAAATATCACAGTCAATGGTGGTCCCTGGTATAATGAACTTGTTCTTGATAACTACTTGTCACCACATACTATTCAGCCTAATTTTCCTGTGCGTGAAAATGTGTCATTTTCGATAAATGTCATGGAGAATTCAACTCTTTCACCTATTCTCAATGCATTGGAGATTTATGGTTTGGTAGACGTTCAACAATTACCAACTGACCAAGTTGATG TTGATGCTATCAACAAGATCAAGTCAGTATACACTGTGAATAAAATCTGGCAAGGAGATCCTTGTGCCCCTGAAAATTACTCATGGGATAGTGTGGGCTGCAGATATAATGGTTATAGTTCTCCTCTTATCATCTCACT GAACCTCTCATCAAGTGGATTGGAAGGGACCATAGATCCTCTATTCTCCAGGTTCACATCATTAGAATACTT AGATTTATCATACAATAGCTTAAGTGGATCTATTCCAGAATCTTTGTCTGAGATTACTTCCTTGAAGACCTT GAACTTGTCTGGAAATAAGCTTTCAGGTTTAGTTCCATCTGTTCTCGTGGATAAATTTGACAAGGGCACCCTGAATTTGAG TGTTACCAGAAATACAGATCTTTGTTTCCGTAATCCGTgccagaaaaagaagaaaaattttactGTTCCTCTTGTTGCTTCCATCACTTCAATTTTACTTGTCTTAGGTGTTTTagcaatcttgtggaacttaaaGAGAAGACAAAAACTTG GATTTATCTTCAACAGTAAGAAAGATGGAAAGACATTGGAGGCAAGGAATCGACAATTCACATATTCTGAGCTTGTAGCAATTACTAATGACTTCCAGAAGGTGATTGGAAAAGGAGGATTTGGAACAGTCTTTAGTGGCCAATTGAAAGATGGAACTCAAGTTGCTGTCAAAATGTTATCACCATCTTCAACTCAAGGATCCAAGGAATTCCAAACTGAG GCACTGCTTTTGACAAGAGTTCACCACAGAAACTTGGCTTCTCTGATTGGATACTGTGATGATGGTCCACACATGGGgcttgtgtatgagtatatggctAATGGAAACTTGCAAGAACATTTAGCAG ATGGGAAAGCAGCTGTATTGACTTGGGAACTGAGACTTCAGATAGGAATTGACACAGCACAAG CATTGGAATATCTGCATGATGGCTGCAAGCCGCCCATCATCCACAGGGATGTCAAGACTGCTAACATCTTATTGAATGAGAAATTGCAAGCAAAAGTTGCAGATTTTGGCTTGTGTCGATTCCTGCCATTGGAATCTGGAACCCATGTATCAACTGCAGTTGTTGGCACACGCGGATATCTTGATCCTGA GTATTACATATCCAATCGGTTGAACGAGAAAAGTGATGTCTATAGTTTTGGGATTGTGCTCCTGGAGCTTATTTCAGGGCAGCCTGCCATACTCAAGAACCATGACAATACTCACATAGTTCAATGGGTTAATCCTATGCTTGGAAGAGGGGAAATAAGAGGCATTATGGATCCAAGATTAGGGGGATATTATGACATAAACTGTGTGTGGAAAGCTGTGGAGATAGCAATGGCATGTGTATCATCTAGCTCCATTCAAAGGCCAACCATGAGTGAAGTAGTAGTGGAATTAAAGGAATGCTTGGACATTGAGATGGCCGGTAGAAATAATTCCATGGTGAAAAATGATAGTGAGAATACTGCAAGTTCTATTGAAATGATGATTACGGACATTGAAACTTCTTTAGGTCCCCAAGCAAGGTAg
- the LOC110649817 gene encoding putative F-box/FBD/LRR-repeat protein At2g05300, with amino-acid sequence MQQGNEPKRRREENSIVNSTMGTVDCLSQLPEALMLRILFLLPVREAARTSLLSKTWRRLWSSLPTESFKFRYSSFPRNCVPEEGENVGNEEILDKFIKYVDDSLFRIRSEKVKIESFLLHLPYSESKLQSHMDEWIELVTKNPVKEFEIYSDRCHAHSDWYVLPRTISVAKSLSALNLQGLKLDEITFLGHSKFPCLRNLSLSKVHLSRTTAEKLLSSCPLLEQFELRSCLGFSHLCIPNLPKLKKVEVYYLDGIVIEASNLEILDCTILSSNLELGALPCNNLKELTVHSNPTIINQCIQEVFAKFLLLETLNLDYNFSSYEPYRISFIISRHQLKSLSLSVSGDPEAIEINAPNLKSYRFSSNTVPSSLIMNASSLQEATFELHVDDVVDIDTEWFINLLKYLMMFKNHKFLCLTIFSYASVTFNPMEWRGRCGSELPILENLILVMTSSKENHEAVLENLMLGMTSSKENYEALLDGLLWCCRPKTLSVALENERNRELVKFLCKAFTKGKDSFRRSSHCNFSRWRHHLKDAKIEGLEVFDERGLESLLSFDEYKLVTFELTWEAEDKGLESLLTSEGYN; translated from the exons ATGCAGCAGGGGAACGAGCCAAAGAGAAGGAGGGAAGAAAATTCCATCGTCAACTCAACAATGGGCACTGTAGATTGTTTATCTCAGTTGCCCGAAGCACTGATGCTTCGAATCTTGTTTTTGCTACCGGTAAGAGAAGCAGCTCGCACCAGTCTTTTGTCCAAGACATGGCGGCGTTTGTGGAGTTCTCTACCCACAGAGAGTTTCAAATTCCGGTATTCCTCTTTTCCACGGAATTGCGTGCCGGAGGAAGGAGAAAATGTGGGAAATGAGGAAATCTTGGACAAGTTTATCAAATACGTTGATGATTCTTTGTTCAGGATCCGCAGTGAGAAAGTAAAGATTGAATCTTTCCTTCTACATCTGCCTTATTCTGAATCTAAATTGCAGTCTCACATGGATGAGTGGATAGAATTAGTCACAAAGAACCCAGTTAAAGAATTCGAAATTTACTCTGATCGCTGCCATGCACATAGCGATTGGTATGTTTTACCCAGGACCATATCTGTAGCGAAATCCTTATCAGCATTGAATTTACAAGGTCTTAAATTGGATGAGATCACATTTCTGGGTCATTCCAAGTTTCCTTGTTTGCGAAATCTCTCTCTATCGAAGGTTCATCTCAGTAGAACAACGGCTGAAAAACTGTTGTCTTCTTGCCCTTTGCTCGAGCAATTTGAACTGCGATCATGTCTGGGATTTAGTCATCTCTGTATTCCAAATCTTCCCAAGCTAAAGAAGGTTGAGGTTTATTACTTGGATGGTATCGTTATTGAAGCATCAAATCTTGAAATTCTTGATTGTACAATTCTTTCTAGTAATTTGGAGCTGGGTGCACTTCCTTGTAATAATCTAAAAGAATTGACAGTACATTCTAACCCCACAATTATCAACCAGTGTATTCAGGAAGTTTTTGCTAAATTCCTCCTCCTTGAGACCTTGAATTTGGATTATAATTTCTCTTCGTACGAACCATACCGCATAAGTTTTATAATTTCAAGACATCAGCTTAAGAGCTTAAGTTTATCAGTTTCCGGTGATCCAGAGGCGATTGAGATTAACGCTCCAAATCTTAAATCATATAGATTCTCCAGTAACACTGTCCCCTCTTCATTAATTATGAATGCTTCAAGTCTACAAGAGGCTACCTTTGAACTGCATGTGGACGATGTTGTTGACATAGACACAGAGTGGTTTATTAATTTGCTGAAATATCTTATGATGTTCAAGAACCATAAATTCCTGTGCCTGACCATTTTCTCTTATGCG AGCGTCACATTTAATCCAATGGAGTGGAGGGGAAGATGTGGTTCTGAACTACCAATACTTGAAAATCTAATATTAGTTATGACTTCAAGCAAGGAAAATCATGAAGCTGTACTTGAAAATCTAATGTTAGGTATGACTTCAAGCAAGGAAAATTATGAAGCTCTACTGGATGGATTATTATGGTGTTGTCGTCCAAAAACTCTATCTGTGGCATTGGAAAATGAACGAAACAGAGAACTAGTGAAG TTCCTTTGCAAGGCCTTTACAAAAGGGAAGGATAGTTTCCGGCGATCATCTCACTGCAATTTCTCACGCTGGCGGCATCACTTAAAAGATGCGAAGATCGAAGGCTTAGAAGTTTTTGATGAAAGAGGGTTGGAGTCATTGTTAAGTTTTGATGAGTACAAATTAGTCACATTTGAATTAACATGGGAAGCGGAAGATAAAGGTTTGGAGTCATTGTTAACTTCTGAAGGGTACAATTAA